The DNA sequence GGCCAAGAGGGCGTTCACCAGGGTGCCGGAGCTGTTGCCCGCCCCCGGATGCACCACCATCCCGGCCGCCTTGTTGATGACGATCAGGTCGGCATCCTCGTAGAGCACCTCCAGCGGGATCGCCTCGGGCTGCGGCTCGGCGGGCTGGGGCGGCGGTATCTCCACCAGGATGCGCTCCCCCCCTTTGACCTTCAGGGATGCCCGGGCCGTCTTGCCGTCAACCAGCACATTGCCCGCCTCGATCAGGCGCTGGACCGTGGCGCGCGTCTCCCCTCCCAACTCCCGGCAGATGTAGAGGTCGAGCCGCTGGGGTTCCGTGTCCGGCGGACAGATGAGAATCGTCTGGTTCATAAGCGTTTAAACTCCGTGGGTATCAAAAAAGCAGAGGCGCATCCCCTGTGCAGGGGAGCGCCTCCGGAAAAGAACCGCTGCCGTGGCCGCGAGCCTACCAGATGTTCGACTCGATCTTGCCGGCCCGCTTGATGAGCACATCCACCACGGCAATGTCGAAGATACCCTCGGGGCCGACTTCGGGGGACACCCGGGAAAAGAAATGTTGACGCCCCTCTTCCAACTCTTCCCGGAGGACATCGAAGATATTGTCGTTCTTGATGCCGCTCTCCACCTTTTCGGCGTTGTACATGGCCACATCGGAGATGATGGCCCGCGCCAGCCGTTTGGCCTGGTCGGGATTCTCAATCATGTTCATGAGCGCTCTTTCCCCGTCTGTCGAAATTTATCCGTCCATACTCGCACAAATTTGAACAAAACTCCAGAAGCAAGGCAGCAAGATCCCGATGACTATACCAGCAGCACTACCTGGGACGCAAGGCAAAGTAGATGTTGGCGTCGCCGCGCCGCACCAGGAGGGTCAGGGTGCTTCCCGGACGCACCTGCCGGATGGCGCGTTGGTAGTCGGCGCTGCCGGTAACCCTCATACGGTTGACGGAGACGATCACGTCGCCGCGCCGCATGCCCGCCTCGGCGGCCGTGCCGCCCCGCGCCACGTCGACAACCACCGCGCCGTCACCTTCCTCGGAGTCGTCCACCGTAAGGCCGAGCTGATCGCCCCGCCCCTGGGGCTCGCCGCCCGCTCCGCGGCGCTGTTTCGACGCTGTGTCGGAACTGGTCAGGGTCATGGTCACCTCCCGCGGCGTGCCGTCCCGGAAGATCGTCACCTTGACCGGCTTGCCGATCCCGGCCTCGCCCACCAGGCGCTGCAGGTGCGACGGGTCCTTCACGTCGGTGCCGTTAAAGGCGATGATCACGTCTCCCTGGCGAATGCCGGCCCTCTCCGCCGGGCTCCCCTTCATGATGTCGTTGATCAGAGCCCCCTTGGTCTGCTTCAGGCCGAAGGACCTGGCCAGTTCTTCCGTGACCGGCTGGATCGTCACCCCCATCCAGCCGCGGCTCACATTCCCCTTCCGGATGAGCTGGCTGAAGATCGGCTTGGCCATGTTCGCGGGGATGGCAAAACCGATGCCCTGGCCGGCGGCTACGATGGCGGTGTTGATGCCGATGACCTCGCCGTAGATGTTGAGCAGGGGGCCGCCTGAATTGCCCGGGTTGATGGATGCGTCGGTCTGAATGAAGTTCTCGTAGGTTTCGATGCCCACGTTGGAGCGGCCGGTAGCCGAGATGACGCCGACCGTCATGGTCCGGTCCAGGCCGAAGGGGTTGCCGATGGCGATGGCCCACTGGCCGACCTCAAGCTTGTCCGAATCGCCCAGAACCGCGGTCGGCAGGTCCGTGGCGTTGATCTTGATCACGGCTATATCGGTCTTCTGGTCGCCGCCTACGACCTTCGCATCGTAGACTTTGTCGTTGGAGAGCTTGACCTGGACCGTCTCGGCATCGCGCACCACATGGTCATTGGTCACGATGTAGCCGTCCTTGCTGATGATGAACCCCGAGCCAAGGCTCTTGTCGCGGCGGTACTGGGGTTGCCCGTCCCCTCCGAAAAAGTCCTCGAAAAAGGGCGACATTTCAAAGAACGGCTGCATCATCTTCTTCTTGCTGATGGTGGATATGTTGACGACGCAGGGGGTGACCTTCTTGGCCACCGTGCTGAAGGCCTTCTGGGTGGAGAGGATGTCGGAGGGCACATCCTTGACCGGCGCCTCCGCCTCGCCCGCCTTGCGTTTCGATTCGAGAAACAGGGGTGAATCGCTTTTGCCGCTGCAGGCCGCCAGGCCGCCGAGCAGCAGCGCGCAGATGACGGCGA is a window from the Oryzomonas sagensis genome containing:
- a CDS encoding DegQ family serine endoprotease, which produces MKFKTYSHVLLFAVICALLLGGLAACSGKSDSPLFLESKRKAGEAEAPVKDVPSDILSTQKAFSTVAKKVTPCVVNISTISKKKMMQPFFEMSPFFEDFFGGDGQPQYRRDKSLGSGFIISKDGYIVTNDHVVRDAETVQVKLSNDKVYDAKVVGGDQKTDIAVIKINATDLPTAVLGDSDKLEVGQWAIAIGNPFGLDRTMTVGVISATGRSNVGIETYENFIQTDASINPGNSGGPLLNIYGEVIGINTAIVAAGQGIGFAIPANMAKPIFSQLIRKGNVSRGWMGVTIQPVTEELARSFGLKQTKGALINDIMKGSPAERAGIRQGDVIIAFNGTDVKDPSHLQRLVGEAGIGKPVKVTIFRDGTPREVTMTLTSSDTASKQRRGAGGEPQGRGDQLGLTVDDSEEGDGAVVVDVARGGTAAEAGMRRGDVIVSVNRMRVTGSADYQRAIRQVRPGSTLTLLVRRGDANIYFALRPR